From Shumkonia mesophila:
GCTAAGTCATTTTAACAGGAAGAGGCTTTCATCATGAAAATGCTCACACAGATTGCCGCCTGGGCGTCTGTCGGCTGCGTGGCGGCGCTCGCCAGTGCCCAGCAGGCCGACGCCCAACAGGACGTCGTGTTCCTGTCGACGCAGCTGCGCCCCATCGAAGAGGCGCAGAAGGTGCGCGAGGTCATCCTCAAGGACTTCAAAGGCAAGGTCACCTACCTGGTCGAGGAGCCCTCGCCCTTCGACGTGCGCGTGCGCGCCGAGGGGCAGGCCGGCAAGCGCACGATCAGTCTTGTGGGTGCCTTGCATGGCGAATTGTCGGCGCTGCAGCCAACCGGCAATCTCGATTCTCTCGATGATGTCGTTGCCAAGCTAACCGACCGCGGCATCCCGGCGAACCTGATGGAGCTTGGCAAATTCGGCACCGGCAAGCAGGTGTACGTGCCATGGATGCAGGCAACCTACATCATGGTCGCGAAGAAAGAGGCGCTCCAGTATCTGCCGGCCGGCGCCAATATCGACACGCTGACCTATGGGCATCTCGAGGCCTGGGGCAAGGCGATGACCGACAAGACCGGCAAGCGCCTGCTCGGCTTCCCGGCGGGACCCAAGGGCCTGATGCCGCGTTTCTTCGAGGGCTATCTCTATCCGTCGTTTACCGGCGGTGTCGTCACGCCCTTCCGCTCGCCCGAGGCCGAGACGATGTGGACGCAGTTCAAAAGCCTCTGGCGGTACGTCAACCCGAATTCGACCTCGTACGATTTCATGCAGGAGCCGCTGATGGGCGGCGAGGTATGGGTCGCCTTCGACCACGTGGCGCGGGTCAAGGAAGCCCTCGTCCAGATGCCTGACGACTTCGTCACCTTCCCGGCGCCGGCCGGCCCCAAGGGCCGCGGTTACATGCCTGTCATCGCCGGGCTTGC
This genomic window contains:
- a CDS encoding ABC transporter substrate-binding protein translates to MKMLTQIAAWASVGCVAALASAQQADAQQDVVFLSTQLRPIEEAQKVREVILKDFKGKVTYLVEEPSPFDVRVRAEGQAGKRTISLVGALHGELSALQPTGNLDSLDDVVAKLTDRGIPANLMELGKFGTGKQVYVPWMQATYIMVAKKEALQYLPAGANIDTLTYGHLEAWGKAMTDKTGKRLLGFPAGPKGLMPRFFEGYLYPSFTGGVVTPFRSPEAETMWTQFKSLWRYVNPNSTSYDFMQEPLMGGEVWVAFDHVARVKEALVQMPDDFVTFPAPAGPKGRGYMPVIAGLAVPKDAPNRAGAIALIEHLTRPETQITTAAEVGFFPIVKAQLPADLSPGIKLIASAVAKTQDAKDALPALLPVGLADKGGEFNKVYFDTFQRIVLRNEQPRTVLDAQAAALKGIMEATKAPCWAPDKPSQGACPVN